One region of Chitinivorax sp. B genomic DNA includes:
- a CDS encoding fatty acid desaturase, with protein MEYLNGLIDLPWWGYIVVALALTHITIASVTIFLHRHQAHRALDLHPIPSHFFRFWLWLTTGMVTKEWAAIHRKHHAHCETPEDPHSPQVLGIKKVLREGAELYRAAAKVKPTMEKYGHGTPDDWLERNVYTRHSAKGIVLMAMIDILLFGPAGLSIWAVQMIWIPLFAAGVINGIGHYWGYRNFECEDASRNIFPWGILIGGEELHNNHHTFGTSAKLSNKWFEFDIGWMYIRMMETVGLAKVRRVAPSVKEVAAKPVCDDESLQAIIANRYEIAAKYAKELRETVSAEVEKLRANAKLPHLDGWNPVKQMRVWLKQDAKDTPEHEREKLQALLQHSNVLQTVYHMRQELTQLWERSSASKEQLVKQLQDWCHRAESSGIEPLREFSQRLRCYAMA; from the coding sequence ATGGAATACCTGAATGGCCTCATTGACCTACCATGGTGGGGCTATATTGTTGTTGCACTGGCGTTGACTCATATTACGATTGCGTCTGTGACGATCTTCCTGCATCGCCATCAGGCACACCGTGCACTGGATCTTCACCCGATTCCCAGCCATTTCTTCCGTTTCTGGTTATGGTTGACGACCGGTATGGTGACTAAGGAATGGGCGGCAATCCATCGTAAACATCATGCTCACTGCGAGACGCCAGAAGATCCGCATAGTCCGCAAGTGCTGGGCATCAAGAAGGTGTTGCGTGAAGGTGCCGAACTGTATCGTGCCGCAGCCAAGGTAAAGCCAACCATGGAAAAGTATGGTCATGGTACGCCTGACGATTGGCTGGAGCGTAATGTTTACACCCGTCACAGTGCCAAAGGCATTGTGTTGATGGCAATGATCGATATCCTGCTGTTTGGCCCGGCAGGTCTGTCGATCTGGGCGGTGCAGATGATCTGGATCCCACTGTTTGCGGCTGGGGTGATCAACGGCATTGGCCATTACTGGGGATACCGTAACTTCGAATGTGAAGATGCATCCCGCAATATTTTCCCTTGGGGTATTTTGATCGGTGGTGAGGAGCTGCACAACAATCACCATACTTTTGGTACCTCGGCGAAGTTGTCCAATAAATGGTTCGAATTTGATATTGGCTGGATGTACATTCGCATGATGGAGACCGTGGGACTGGCCAAGGTTCGTCGTGTGGCGCCCAGTGTGAAGGAAGTTGCAGCCAAGCCCGTATGCGATGATGAAAGCTTGCAGGCCATCATTGCGAACCGTTACGAAATTGCAGCCAAGTACGCCAAGGAGCTGCGTGAAACGGTGTCTGCGGAGGTTGAGAAATTGCGTGCCAATGCCAAGTTGCCGCATCTGGACGGATGGAACCCGGTCAAGCAGATGCGTGTTTGGCTGAAACAGGATGCCAAGGATACGCCTGAACACGAACGTGAAAAGCTGCAGGCCTTATTGCAACATAGTAATGTGTTACAAACTGTTTATCACATGCGCCAGGAATTGACCCAGCTATGGGAACGCTCTTCGGCATCCAAGGAACAACTGGTCAAGCAATTGCAGGATTGGTGTCATCGTGCGGAAAGTTCGGGTATCGAGCCCCTGCGTGAATTTTCACAACGTCTGCGTTGCTACGCTATGGCGTAA
- a CDS encoding mechanosensitive ion channel domain-containing protein, whose amino-acid sequence MTVEREIHNLIVEAAEDLGRVDVLWQIGVLLASLALAWLATRLLRGSVKSEAANWEAGLGSFKRALFPLSALLFVWLGKMVLGNFYSVRILKVAIPLLVTLAAIRVAVYMLRYIFPHRNWLKRFERWIGVVVWCTVALYMVGWLPDVLNLLDDLGFSFGKHRISLLIVLSSLLWFTVTLLGAMWLGSFIEQRIMKADDLNMNMRVVMTKVARAVLMVLGILIALPLIGIDITMLSVFGGAFGVGLGLGLQKIASNYVSGFVILLDRSIRPGDFVVIDNKVGNITRLTARYVVVRSLDGSEAIIPNETLITSTVVNRSYTDKNLLIELPIQVAYQSDLDKVREIMFEAVKSEPRVLTTPEPSVALESFGESGINMKALFWISDPENGQLGLKSTINFKIWNAFKQAGITIPYPRREVTVLNQSVEDKLNG is encoded by the coding sequence ATGACTGTTGAACGCGAAATTCATAACCTGATTGTGGAGGCGGCCGAGGACCTGGGCCGGGTCGATGTGCTGTGGCAAATTGGCGTGCTGTTGGCCAGTCTGGCTTTGGCTTGGTTGGCGACACGCTTGCTTCGGGGCAGCGTGAAGTCCGAAGCGGCTAACTGGGAAGCTGGTCTAGGCAGTTTCAAACGTGCGCTTTTCCCTTTGTCTGCACTACTGTTTGTTTGGCTGGGCAAAATGGTGCTCGGCAATTTCTATTCGGTCCGTATTTTGAAAGTGGCCATCCCACTTTTAGTGACGCTGGCGGCGATTCGGGTCGCGGTGTACATGCTGCGTTACATCTTTCCCCACAGAAACTGGTTGAAACGCTTTGAGCGCTGGATTGGGGTGGTGGTCTGGTGTACGGTTGCCCTGTACATGGTTGGCTGGTTGCCAGATGTGTTGAACCTGCTGGATGACCTGGGTTTCAGTTTTGGCAAGCATCGCATCTCATTGTTGATTGTATTGTCCAGCCTGCTGTGGTTTACCGTGACCTTACTGGGGGCCATGTGGCTGGGTAGCTTCATTGAACAGCGCATTATGAAGGCTGACGACCTCAACATGAATATGCGCGTGGTAATGACAAAAGTCGCCCGAGCTGTGTTGATGGTACTGGGTATTTTGATCGCGCTGCCATTGATCGGTATCGACATCACCATGTTGTCTGTATTTGGTGGTGCTTTTGGTGTGGGGCTGGGCTTGGGTTTGCAGAAAATCGCCAGCAACTATGTCAGTGGTTTCGTGATCTTGCTGGATCGTTCGATCCGTCCCGGCGATTTCGTTGTGATCGACAATAAGGTCGGCAATATTACTCGTCTGACCGCACGTTATGTGGTGGTACGTAGCCTGGATGGTTCGGAAGCGATTATTCCCAACGAGACATTGATCACTTCAACGGTGGTCAATCGATCATATACCGACAAGAATCTGTTGATCGAGTTGCCGATTCAGGTGGCCTATCAAAGCGATCTGGACAAGGTACGCGAGATCATGTTCGAAGCAGTCAAGAGTGAGCCGCGTGTATTGACTACTCCGGAGCCCTCCGTTGCACTGGAATCATTTGGGGAAAGTGGTATCAACATGAAGGCGTTGTTTTGGATCAGCGACCCGGAAAACGGCCAGCTTGGATTGAAATCTACCATCAACTTCAAGATATGGAATGCATTTAAGCAAGCTGGTATCACAATCCCTTACCCACGTCGCGAAGTGACCGTGCTGAATCAAAGTGTGGAAGACAAGTTGAATGGCTGA